DNA from Acidobacteriota bacterium:
AGTACTGGTCGAAGCGCAGCGGGACCGTGATCGCGGGCGCCTGGGCCGCCAGGCCGGCCGCCAGGACCAGGATGAGCAGGACGGAACCGGCGAGCTTCTTCACTTGGCACCTCCGAGGTCGATCGTGCGGGCGTCGCTCCAGGCGATCCGGGTCTCCGCTTTGATCTCGATCTTGACCGGCTTGGCCGCCCGGACGATCCAGGTCACGGCTTGCGCGCCGCGGGCCGGGACGGCCGGAACGAGGCTCCGCTTCCTGCCCTGCGCGATCTCGAACCCGTCGCCGCCGAGCGTGACGACGACCGGCAGGATGCGCTGGTTCCGGGCGCCGATGGCCGTCGGATAGGGCAGGTCGCCGGCGTTCTCGATCCAGGCCTTGACCTCGTAGACGCCGGCGCCCAGCTTCGTGACCTTGGCCTCGGCGATCCGGATCCGGGCCATTTTCCTGGACACCTCGAAGACCCACGGGGCCTGGCCCTGGACGAGGCCTTCGATCATCCTGGCCGGGGGCGTGTTGTCGGCGAAGGGCGCGGCCCCGCCGATCTCGACGTCGCCCAGGGTCGGGTGCTTGAACGGCTTCCAGGGCAGGAAGCCCTGGCCGCCGAGCTCCTTGTCGCTCCAGGCGAGCAGGGCCTTCTCCTTCGGGTCGGCCCCGCCCTCCTCCGGCTTCCTGGGCATCTGTTTCATCATCTCGGCCATCTTCCGGGTGTCCATCTGGCCGCCCTTGACGGCCTCGATGACCTGCTTGGCCTTGAACTCGTCCGGGGCGCCGGAGGCCTTGAGGAAGGCGTTGATCTTCTCCTCGCCCAGGGCAACGAACTCGTCGTTGGTCATCTTCTCGAGCTTCTCGGGCGTCATCTCGTCCGCCGGCTTCTCCTCCTTGACCTCTGGCAGGGTCCAGAAGTCCAGGGCGAAGGAGGGCAGGCCGAGCTGGTAATAGGCGTAGAGCTCGAGGGAACCGTCCTTGTCGGCGGCCGGCTCGAGGCGCTTGCCGTCGAGCTTGGCGGCCTTGAGGAACTCCTTGTACTTCTCGGACAGCTCCTTGTAGAACTTCAGGTCATCCTCGAGCGGGTTGACCGCCGCGCCGAGCTCGAGGAAGCCGGCGACGAGGCCCTCGGTGACCTCCATGCCCGGCGGGACGAGCGGCTTGACCAGCTCGATGATCTCGGCCATGGTGTAGGTCCGGGCCGGGTCGGCGTTGATGAAGCCGGCTAGGCGCTCGGGGACCTTGATCTGGTTCAGGTCGGCGCCACCCTTGCGTCCCGCCCGCGGCGGGTTGAGGCAGAAGTTCGACTCGCCGAGGACGAAGGCCAGGCCGATCTCGCGGTGGACGTCGAAGAACTTCAGCAGGGCGTACGTCTCCGGCTCGCTGCCGGGCCAGGGGCCGCCGTCGGGGGCGTGGTACTTGAAAAGATGGGGGAAGGCCGTGCCCAGGTTGACGCCGCCGGGCCCGTCCTCGTTGTATTGGCCGTCATGGTCGTTGTCGAGGCCTTCGGCATAGACCTTCCAGAGGCCCTTCTCTCCTTTGACGCCGTCCGCCTGCTTCATCAGGCGCGGCTCGCCCGTGACGGCCGTCCACGTGCCCTCGGGGTCCTTGACCCGCATCTGGGTGATCAGGCCGTCGCCGTCGAGGTCGTCGGGGCCGTCCTCGTCGGTCGCGTCGTCCTGGTCGTCGTTCATCGGGCGGCCGTTGCGGGCGTCGCGGAGCTGGGGCTTGGCGAAATAGCGGGCCGCCGCGTCGGGGTTGCCGCAGGCCAGGATGTACCAGGTCCGGTCGGCGCGCAGGTCGGCTTTGGCGCAGACCGACTTGGCCAGCCAGAGCCCGGCCTCGGCGGCGATCGGCACCGTGCCGTCCATGTCGGCCGCGACGAAGACGGCCGGCAGGGCCTTGGCGGCTTTGGCCGTTTCAGGTCCGACCTCGAGCAGGACGAGGTCGCGTCCGCCCGGGCTTTTGGCCAGGACATAGGCCTTGGCAAATGACGGGTTCGCCCGGGCCAGGTCCTGGAGGGCGGCGGCGATCTCCTCCGGCCGGTGGTAGCGGTCGAAGGCCGGCGCGGGGGCCGGGGCCTGGGGGCTGTCCCCGGTGGGAACGGCCCCTCCCGGGCTCGCGGCCGAAAGAGGCGCCAGGGCGAAACAGACGAGGGCCAGAACGGTTAGGGCGGGGAAGCGGCGAAGGCTCACGTGATGGTACCTCCGTTGAAGAGGATCAGTCCGACATTCTCGCAAAACGTCCGGGTCAAATCAACGCGGACGTCGACTTCTTATTTAGATACGCGGATCAGGCGGCAATGGTTCAAAAAATTGAAGAATTGCGGCAGATCCGGAGCGGGGGCCGCTAGAGGTTCTGGCCCGGCACCTTGCGCTCGATCTTGACGTTCAGGCGGTTTCCCAGGTAGTCGGCGGCCGAAGCGACGAGTTGCTCCAGGGCCCGGCGTTCTTTATCGAGCGGCGACTCCGTCTCGTTCAGGACACGTCGGATATCCCTGGGGGCGGACGCCAGCTGCCGGAAGGCCGCCCGGGCAGCCTCGGGGTTCCGAGCGGGACCCCCGGGCTCCCTGCGAGCCACTAGGAAGACGACGATCCCGGCCGCGACAAGGACCAGGGCGGCCGCCGCGGCCGGCAGCGGGCGAAGGAAGCGGAAGCGACGCGCCCGGTCCTCTCCCGATCCGCCGGCCCGGCGCCCCGGCCCGGCCGGTTCCAGGTCGAGGGCGCGGCCCGCGGGGAATTCCGGGGCTTCAGCCAGCCAGGCGGCCCGCTCCGTGCGGAGCCGCGAAGCAAGCGACGCGGACCGCCGGGCGAATTCGCCGCAGGCGGCGCAGCCGCGGACATGGCTCGCGACCCAGCGAGGCGGCTTTTTCCCGGTGTCCTCCGCCCTCGAGATCATCCAGCGGCTGAGCGCGCATACCATCGCCCTTCTCCTTTCCCTCAACTCCGGGCCGCCGCGCGCGGCGCCCCGGTCCTCGGCCGCGCGGCCGCGCCCGCTTCCGGTCCGAGACGGCCGGCCAGGGACGTCCGGGCCCGGTGCAGGAGCACACGGACGGCCAGCGGAGACCGGCCGATCACGGCCGCGATTTCGGCGATGCTCATGTCCTCGCCGTAGCGCAGCCACAGCGCCCGGAAGCGGTCCCCGCCGAGGGCCCGGGCCGCGTCCCAGGCGCCCGAGGCCCCCGCCGCGCCGCCCGCGTCTTCTGTCTTCGCGGCCTGGTCGGCGGCGTCCTCGATCCTCGCCCCGGCCAGCCGCCCGCGCGCCGCCGCTTTCTTACGATAGGCGTCGATGGCCAGCCGGCCGGCCGAGGTGTAGAGCCAGGTCGAGAACCGGAAGGCCGGGTCGTACGCGGCGATGTTCCGGTAGAGCTTGAGGAACGTGTCCTGGACCAGGTCCTCGGCGTCCTCGTCGCTCCCGGCCCGGGCGCGCACATAGACGAAGAGCCGGCGCCTGTAGCGGCAGGCCAGCTCCTCGAAAGACCGGCGCGAGCCAGCCCGCGCCTCGCGGCCCAGCTCTTCGTCGGTCTTCCCGCTTATCGGATCGTAATCGGCCATGCTCTCCACGGGGCCCCGGCCGTCCGGGGCCCGCTCATCCCTCGTTCAGGGCTCAGTCGAGGAAGCCGTGGAGGCCGTGTCCCTTCGAAAGAAGGTCCGCGATCTCCCGCGACGGCCGCTCGAACTCGATCTTGAAGACCTTGCCGTTCACGTCGAACCTGATCCCCTCGAGGAGCGAGGCGATCTTCGCCGCGCTCTCCTGATCCTCGCTCAGCCTGGCCATGGCCATCAGTCCCTGGGCCACGTCGGCCATGTTCCTGGCGCTCTCGGGCGAGTCGGCCGTGACCTGGAGCCGGACCTGGAGGATGTCCTTCTTCTCCTGGGCCAGGAAGAACAGGCCCGTGGCCTTCTCCAGGACCTTGGACCGGCCGATCTCCCGGCCCAGCCCGCCGAGGTCCGGCAGCACGCCGCTGACGAAGGCCGTCGCGGGGACATCCTTGAGCGCCGCGCTCAAGGCGGTCCCGGCGTAATTCTTGGCCTTGCCGGAGGCCGCGTCGAGCGCCTTCTCGAGGCCCTCGGCGCTCTCGGAGAGCACGACGAGCCCGTCGTTGACGAAGGCGCCGAACCTGTCATGGCCGGCCGAGTAGATCGTGAAGGACCCGTAGGCGGTCTCCTTGTTATTCGTGTCCGCCGCGATCATGGCCAGGATCCTCTTTTTATCGAACTTCCCGGCGACCGCGACGACGGTGGCCCCGTTCTTCCCAGAGGCCTGGGGCAGCTCGATCCCGAAAAGGGTCACCCCGGTGACATCCTTGGTCAGGTCCATCTGGAGCCAGTCATTGACCTTCCGGCTCTTGACCTCGAAGGCGCCGCTCTTCTCGAGGCAGCCGTAGAGGCTGGTGGCGACGAACTTCTGCATGTCCAGGTGGACGACCCACTTGGCGCCCTCGGGGACGACCGACGCGGGGACGGTCCCGGGGAAGGCCGGGACAACAAAGAACAGGGCGATGGCAAGCAGGGCCGCGATCAGCGAAGCCATTTTCTTCATCGTTCTTGCTCCTCTCTGAATGATCTGTCCGCCCTGTGATACGCGCCGGGCGCCCGGTTGTTTCACTTCCCGCCGCTAAAGATCGAAGCGGCGAGGATCATCGCCCGTCAAACCGCGCGGGCTTTGCGCACGGCGGCCTGCCAGCCCGCGTAGAGCTTATCGGCCTGGGCGCGGGTCATGGCCGGGATGAACTTGCGCTCGTCGACGGCCAGGCGCTCGATGGCCGCGGTCGAGTCCCATAGCCCGGCGCCCAGCCCCGCCAGCCAGGCGGCTCCGAGCGAGGTCGTTTCCACGGCCTTGGGCCGGACGACCGGGAGGCCGAGGACGTCGGCCTGGAACCGGCAGAGGAAGTCGTTGGCCGAGGCGCCGCCGTCCACCCGAAGCTCGCGCACCCGCAGCCCAGATTCCTTGCGCATGGTCTCCAGGACATCCCGGGTCGAGTAAGCCATGGCTTCGAGGGCCGCCCGGACGAGATGATCGCGGTTGGCGCCGCGCGTCAGCCCGACGATCGTGCCCCGGGCCTCGGAGTCCCAGTAGGGCGCGCCGAGCCCGACGAAGGCCGGGACGAAGTAAACGCCCGCGCTGTCCGCGACCGACGCGGCGGCGGCCTCCGACTCGGCCGCCGTGCCGATCAGGCCGAGCTGGTCGCGCAGCCACTGGACGGCCGCCCCGGCCACGAACACCGATCCCTCGAGGGCGTAGGCGGCCTTGCCGCCGGGGCCGCAGGCGACGGTCGTGATCAGGCCGTGCTTGGACTCGACGGCCTCCCGCCCGGTGTTGAGCAGGATGAAAGAGCCGGTGCCGTAGGTGTTCTTGATCGCGCCCGGCCGGAATCCGGCCTGGCCGAAAAGGGCCGCCTGCTGGTCGCCGGCGATGCCCATGACCGGGATGCCCGCCGGGAGACGGCCCAGGCGGACCGTTCGTCCGAACTCGCCCGACGACGGAAGGACGCGCGGCAGGAGGGCGGCCGGGACGCCGAAGAGATCTAGCAGGTCCGCGTCCCAGTCGAGCCGGCGGATGTTGAAGAGCATGGTCCGCGAGGCGTTGGTCGGGTCGGTGGCGTGGCTGGCCCCGCCGGTCAGCTTCCACAGGGTCCAGGAGTCCGTGGTGCCGAAGGCCAGCCGTCCCCGCCGGGCCCGCTCGCGAAGGCCGCCGCGGTCGAGGATCCACTCCGCCTTGGTCGCCGAGAAGTAGGCGTCGATCGGCAGGCCGGTCCTTTTCCGGATGAGCCGGCTCATCCCCGGCCTGGCAGCCAGCTCGCGGCAGCGGCCGGCGGTCCGGCGGCACTGCCAGACGATGGCCTTGGCCACGGGCCGCCCCGACCGCCGGTCCCAGACGACGGTCGTCTCGCGCTGGTTGGTGACGCCCACCGCGGCGATCGAACGTCCGGGAACGCTTTCGAGAACCCTCTGGACCGTCCGGAAGACGCTCCGCCAGATCTCCTCCGGGTCGTGCTCGACCCAGCCGGGCTTGGGAAAATACTGCGGGAACTCCTCGTAGGCCGAGGCGACGGCCCGGCCGCGCTTGTCGAAGACGATGGCCCGGCTGCCGGTCGTGCCCTGATCGATGGCCAGGACGTGGCTCATGTCAGGCCCTCGTCCCGGTCCAATCTAGGATGTCGGCAAAGACCTTGTCGCGGCCGAGGTCGATGTAGAGCGCGTGGAACATGTCCGGATACTCGATGAGCGTCTTGTCGGCCGCGGCCAGCCGGGCGAAGATGCGGCGGGCGGCCCTCTCGTCGACGAGACGATCGACGCCGGGGACGAGGAAGAGCGCCGGCGCCGCGAACGTCCGGGCCAGGCGCCCCGCCCGGGCCTGGACTGGAAGGAAGCCGCGCATGAGCCCGAGGCTGGCGACCCGCAGCTCGTCCGGGCTTTCGTTCATGACCGCCGCATAATCCGGATCGCGCGTCGCCATCTCCGAGGTGAACGGCAGATCGACCATGGATTTCGGATGGAACGGCGTGACCAGGGCGACCTTGACATAAGCGCCCGGGGGGAACTTCATCCCGTTCTTGAAGGCCGGCGCCATGAGGACCGCGCCGGCGAACAGGCCGGGCCGGCGGCCGGCCAGGTCGTAGGCGATGAGTCCGCCCATGCTCTCGCCGGCGAGGAAGACCTTTTTCCCCGGAAAGTCCCGCCCGATCGCCTCCCTCAGGGCCAGGAGGTCCCGGTGCCAGACCTCGAAGGAAGCGACGTGGCCGCGCGGCCGCTCGGGCGTCCGGCCGAAGCCGCGGAGTTCTATGGCGTACGAAGCATAGCCGCGCCCGGCCGCGGCGCGGGCGAAAAAATCCCAGCGGCCCGAGTGGGCGCCCAGCCCGTGGACAAGGAGAAAGACGGCCTTGGGCGGGACCGGGCCGGCAACTGCGGACGGCGATGGCTCGGCATCCCAGCGGCGGAACAGGAGATCGGTCCCTTGGAGGCCGCTCATGGCCGGATTATAGCAAAGCCCCGCCCGGCGTGTCTTGCGCCGCCCGGTGCTTCTTTGTTATGATAAGGCCGTAAATCCGGAACAAGGAGGTCTGGTGGGTAGAGGAAACAGAGCTTTCAAGAGCGAAAAACGGTCCAAAGAGCTGAGAAGACTGAAGAAACAGGAAGAGAAGCGGTTGCGGCGCCTGGGCAAGATCGCCAATCCCGAGGGTGAGCCCGAGGTCTTTTCGCCCGACGAGGCGCCGGCCGCCCCGCCCAATCCGGACGCCCCCGAGCCCGAGCGGGAAGAGTCCTGAGGCCGTCCGCGAACGGCATTTTCTCCTTTCATTCCGGCCGGGATCCCCGAGGGGGACGCCACCCGCGGCCGGATCGAACCCGGAAGGGTCCAATGAAGCCCAACGCTCGTTCCGGCGGACGGGTCTGTCCGGCGATCGTGTCGATGCTCGCCGCCGCGGCGGCCGTCGCCGCGGCAGGGGGCGCGGCAGGCCGCGAACGGATCCTGTTCAAGGCCCTGCCTCCGGCCGACCCGGCCAGGCGGATCATCCAGGCCGTTCTCGACTCGAGGTTCTACTCCATGCGCGACGGTTTCCCCGCGGCGGCATGGAGGGACCTCGGCTTCGGCGGCGCGTGGGAGCGGGCCCGGCGCTATTTCCCGGCCAGCGCCTATCTCGTCCGGCCGGGCTCCTACTTCATGACCCACGGCTTCGACGCTGATGGCCGGCTGTTCATGGAGATCCACGAATCGGCCTACCTGGCCCTCTGCGTCGAGAACTTGCGGACGTTCACGCCGGCCGCGATCGTCGGGGATTACGGCCGCATGCTGGCCGCGGCGAACGGCCGCGAAGCCGCGGCCTTCCGGGAGAAGCTGGGCCGGCTCGAGGCCTTTTTCCGGGACGAACCGGCTCATCGAGCGCTCCGAAAGACCCTGGGCGAGGATCTCTATCTGCGGCTGCTCAGGGAGCTGCGCGAGGAGGATTACCACATGCTCGCCGGCGGACTGATGCATGAGGGCATGCACGCCGGGCTGGACGACGCCGTGGTCGGCCGGCTCCAGGCCGGGTTCAGCGCCGGCCGCGGAACCGTCGAGTGGGACGAGCTGAGAGCCTTCATGGCCGAGATCGCCTGCCACCGGCCCTTCTGCGCCTGGGCCGCGGGCGATATCGCCGGCGCGTGGCGGCGGATCGAAGACCGGCTCGGCGAGCTCGAAGGCCTGCGGAAGAGACGGGGCCTGCCGGCGGGAGCCGGGCTGGCCCGTTTCGAGAAGGCCAGGGCCGGCGCCTGGACCGGGGCCGCCCTGATCCGGCTCCGGATGCGCGAGATCTGGCAGTCCGCCGGGCGCGGCCGGGACCTGGCCGCCGCGTTCCAAAAGGACTACGTCCAGGGGGACATTCCCGCCGATATCGGGAACCTCCTGGCCAAGCTCGACCGCGACGCGGCCGGCTTCGCGGCCTCGGCCGGCGAAGCCATCCGGGCGACCGAGGTCGCGGTCCGTTCGCTCGAGGAGGTCCTGGATGCCTGGGGAGCCTGGGCCTCCGGACGCCGCCCTTATCCTCCCCCGGTCACGGACTCCCAGGCCGTTCTCAAACAGGTCAGCGAGATACGCTGGCCGGAACCCGATGCCGGCGCGGCGGCCGCCCTCATGAAACGGGCCGGAGAAGAGCTGTCTAGGGAGAAGGCGTCCTGGTCAGGAGGCCTTCGACTCCCCACTTTCTCTCCGCGGCCAGGAAGCGGACGGGCTTCTTCGGCGGCACGAACGACATGGCCCGCTCGGCGAAGGCCGTGATCGACAGGGCCGGATTGACGCCCAGGTTCTCCGGGATCTGGGAGCCGTCACAGACGATCATCCCGGCATAGCCTTTGACCCGGTTGCGCTCGTCGATGACGCCCTCCTCCGGGGTCGGGCCGAACGAGCAGCCGCCCAGGATGTGGGCCGTGATGGGCGCGCCCACCGTGACCTCGGTGATGACGTTGGCCGGGACCGCGTCCATCCGCCTGGCCATCCGCCGCCCGAAATCGTTGCCGGCCGGGAGCCAGGTCGGGTTCCGGCGGTCCGTGCCGGGTTCGGAGACGAGGACCGCTTCTAACGGGGCATACCAGCGCCGGCGCCGCTTCAAATGGAAATAATTGTCGACCGTCTGCATGCCCAGCAGGATGATCGTCTGCCGGGCCCAGCCGGGCGGCCGGCGCAGGCGCAGATGGCGCAGGGGATGACGCAGCTCGTTGGCCAGCCAGCGCAGGACCCGGGGCGTCCTTTTGCCGCCGTCCGTCAGGGCGGCGACAAGCGCGCACATGACGTCATGTCCTTTCCCGAAGCGCACCGGTTCGAGGTGCGTGTCGGCGTCCGGGTGGACGCTCGAGGTGATGGCCACGCCCCGGCTGAAGTCGGCGTCCCTGGCCAGCGAGCGCACGCCGAGCATGGTCTCGCTGTTCGTCCGGGCGTACTTGCCGAGAGGCGCCGGCAGGTTCGGCAGCCGGCCCTTGCGCTTCATGTCGAGCAGCAGCGTGTTCGTGCCCAGGGCGCCGGCGGCGACGACCAGCGATTTGACTCGGAAGGTCAGGCCGCGCCTTCCCCGCAACAGGCCGGTGGTCTTCCGCGTCCGGACACGATACCCGTCGCTCCCGTCGGCGGAGAGCGGCTCGATATCGACGACCTTGTTCTCGGAGAAGACCCGGGCCCCGAACTTCTCGGCGAAGTAGAGATAGTTCTTGTCCAGGCTGTTCTTGGCGTCCTTGCGGCAGCCGGTCATGCACTCGCCGCAGAGCTCGCAGCCGATGCGGTCGGGCCCTTCGCCCTCGAAATAGGGGTCCGCCGCCGGCTCCCCTTCATGGCCGAAATAAACGGCCACGTCGGTCAGCCGGTAGGTGGCCTCGCGGCCGATCTCGGCCGCCGTCTCCTTCATCAGGACGTCCTGGGCCGTCTCGACCGGGTTGCGGACGATACCGAGCATGCGGCCGGCCAGGTCGTAGTAAGGCAGGAGTCCGGCCTTGCCGCCGAGCCGGCGGACGCTGGGGCGCTCGAAGAAGACGTCGGGCGGGACGTAGAGCGTGTTGGCGTAGTTGAGGCTGCCGCCGCCGACGCCGGCCCCGGCCAGGATGAAGGCCCCGTTGAGGAGGCGCAGACGCCAGGTGCCGTAGAGGCCGAGGCCGGGCATCCAGAGGAACTTGCGCAGGTTCCAGTTGCGGCGCGGGAACTGGTCGGCGTGCCAGCGCCGGCCGGCTTCGACGACGCCGACCGAATAGCCCTTCTGGGCCAGGCGCATGGCCGCGACGGAGCCGCCGAATCCGGACCCGACGACCAGGCAATCGAAAACGAGCTCTTCGCTCTTCTTCATTTTCCCCGAATGCGCCCCACTTTACAGAAGACGGCCGGAGAGGTCAAGGACGCGCATTGGCGCTGAGCGCCTTCAGGGCTTCGCGTCTTTGGTCTCCGGCCGTCGGGCCCCGGCTCGATAGAGCGGGATCCTCTTGAACGGCGGTCCGGATCGCGGTTGAGCGATAAGCCTCTTGACAGCCCCGCGTCCGTATAATATATTCGTGTACGTACATGTTATATGAAAATCTATTCATAATTGAACGCAAAGGTATAGAATGAACAGAGACCTTCTAACCGTCCAGGACCTGGCCGACAAGGCCGGGGCCCCGGCCGAGCGTGTCGCGGAATGGACCAAGGTCAAGCTCCTCAAGCCCGACGGCTACGGCGAGAAGAAGTCCCCCCTGTTCTCCGTCTCGAGTCTCGAGCAGGTCGCCGTGGTCCAGCGGCTGGCCGATCTCGGCTACGGCACCGACGAGATCATCAAGATCGTCAAGAGGGTCGGCCTGCCCCGCGACCGGCGCGGCAAGAAAAGGGCCCGCGACAAGGGCTACTTGACCGTCGGCAACCTGGCCGAGCGCTCCGGCGTCAGCCCGCGGACGATCAAGCACTGGGAGGACAAGGGCATCATCGAGCCCGACATGCGGACCGAGGGCGGCTTCCGGCTCTACTCGGAATCGTACGTCATCCTCTGCCAGCTCATCCGCGACCTCCAGCTCTTCGGCTACTCGCTCGAGGAGGTCAAGGCCATCTCGGACGATGTCCGGACGCTCCTGGCCATCGAGGCCGAACTCGAAGCCTACCCCCAGGCCGAGGTCGAGAAGCGGCTGGCCGCGATGCTCGAGGCCATCCGGGGCCTCTCCGACAAGATGAAGCTTCTGGAGGAGGGCATCGAGCGCTGGCGCGACCTTCTCAAGAAGAAGAAAAAGGACATCGTCGCCCTCCAGGGCCGGAACCAGAAGCGCGGGAAAGCCGCCAAAGAAAATAAGGAGAAGAGCCATGCATAAGATCGTCCTCATCGAGCCGAAGGCCCCGAACCTGCACATCTTCTCCCAGTTCCCCCTGCCGCGGCTGGGGACCCTCATCCTCGGGACGATGATGAAGAAGCTCGGCTGGGAGGTCGAGGTCTTCGTCGAGGACTTCCGCAAGGTCGATTACGACGTCATCGCCGAGGCCGACCTCGTCGGCATCTCGACCATCACGTCCACGGCGCCACGGGCCTACGCCATCGCCGACCGGGTCCGGATCATGCGCATCCCGGTCATCATGGGCGGGCCCCACGTCACCTACCTGCCCGACGAGGCGATGCAGCACGCCGATTTCGTCGTCCGCGGCGAGGGCGAGGCGGCCCTGGCCGCCT
Protein-coding regions in this window:
- the glpK gene encoding glycerol kinase GlpK, whose translation is MSHVLAIDQGTTGSRAIVFDKRGRAVASAYEEFPQYFPKPGWVEHDPEEIWRSVFRTVQRVLESVPGRSIAAVGVTNQRETTVVWDRRSGRPVAKAIVWQCRRTAGRCRELAARPGMSRLIRKRTGLPIDAYFSATKAEWILDRGGLRERARRGRLAFGTTDSWTLWKLTGGASHATDPTNASRTMLFNIRRLDWDADLLDLFGVPAALLPRVLPSSGEFGRTVRLGRLPAGIPVMGIAGDQQAALFGQAGFRPGAIKNTYGTGSFILLNTGREAVESKHGLITTVACGPGGKAAYALEGSVFVAGAAVQWLRDQLGLIGTAAESEAAAASVADSAGVYFVPAFVGLGAPYWDSEARGTIVGLTRGANRDHLVRAALEAMAYSTRDVLETMRKESGLRVRELRVDGGASANDFLCRFQADVLGLPVVRPKAVETTSLGAAWLAGLGAGLWDSTAAIERLAVDERKFIPAMTRAQADKLYAGWQAAVRKARAV
- a CDS encoding sigma-70 family RNA polymerase sigma factor, which produces MADYDPISGKTDEELGREARAGSRRSFEELACRYRRRLFVYVRARAGSDEDAEDLVQDTFLKLYRNIAAYDPAFRFSTWLYTSAGRLAIDAYRKKAAARGRLAGARIEDAADQAAKTEDAGGAAGASGAWDAARALGGDRFRALWLRYGEDMSIAEIAAVIGRSPLAVRVLLHRARTSLAGRLGPEAGAAARPRTGAPRAAARS
- a CDS encoding M14 family zinc carboxypeptidase, which encodes MSLRRFPALTVLALVCFALAPLSAASPGGAVPTGDSPQAPAPAPAFDRYHRPEEIAAALQDLARANPSFAKAYVLAKSPGGRDLVLLEVGPETAKAAKALPAVFVAADMDGTVPIAAEAGLWLAKSVCAKADLRADRTWYILACGNPDAAARYFAKPQLRDARNGRPMNDDQDDATDEDGPDDLDGDGLITQMRVKDPEGTWTAVTGEPRLMKQADGVKGEKGLWKVYAEGLDNDHDGQYNEDGPGGVNLGTAFPHLFKYHAPDGGPWPGSEPETYALLKFFDVHREIGLAFVLGESNFCLNPPRAGRKGGADLNQIKVPERLAGFINADPARTYTMAEIIELVKPLVPPGMEVTEGLVAGFLELGAAVNPLEDDLKFYKELSEKYKEFLKAAKLDGKRLEPAADKDGSLELYAYYQLGLPSFALDFWTLPEVKEEKPADEMTPEKLEKMTNDEFVALGEEKINAFLKASGAPDEFKAKQVIEAVKGGQMDTRKMAEMMKQMPRKPEEGGADPKEKALLAWSDKELGGQGFLPWKPFKHPTLGDVEIGGAAPFADNTPPARMIEGLVQGQAPWVFEVSRKMARIRIAEAKVTKLGAGVYEVKAWIENAGDLPYPTAIGARNQRILPVVVTLGGDGFEIAQGRKRSLVPAVPARGAQAVTWIVRAAKPVKIEIKAETRIAWSDARTIDLGGAK
- a CDS encoding MerR family transcriptional regulator, whose protein sequence is MNRDLLTVQDLADKAGAPAERVAEWTKVKLLKPDGYGEKKSPLFSVSSLEQVAVVQRLADLGYGTDEIIKIVKRVGLPRDRRGKKRARDKGYLTVGNLAERSGVSPRTIKHWEDKGIIEPDMRTEGGFRLYSESYVILCQLIRDLQLFGYSLEEVKAISDDVRTLLAIEAELEAYPQAEVEKRLAAMLEAIRGLSDKMKLLEEGIERWRDLLKKKKKDIVALQGRNQKRGKAAKENKEKSHA
- a CDS encoding alpha/beta fold hydrolase; the encoded protein is MSGLQGTDLLFRRWDAEPSPSAVAGPVPPKAVFLLVHGLGAHSGRWDFFARAAAGRGYASYAIELRGFGRTPERPRGHVASFEVWHRDLLALREAIGRDFPGKKVFLAGESMGGLIAYDLAGRRPGLFAGAVLMAPAFKNGMKFPPGAYVKVALVTPFHPKSMVDLPFTSEMATRDPDYAAVMNESPDELRVASLGLMRGFLPVQARAGRLARTFAAPALFLVPGVDRLVDERAARRIFARLAAADKTLIEYPDMFHALYIDLGRDKVFADILDWTGTRA
- a CDS encoding GMC family oxidoreductase — translated: MKKSEELVFDCLVVGSGFGGSVAAMRLAQKGYSVGVVEAGRRWHADQFPRRNWNLRKFLWMPGLGLYGTWRLRLLNGAFILAGAGVGGGSLNYANTLYVPPDVFFERPSVRRLGGKAGLLPYYDLAGRMLGIVRNPVETAQDVLMKETAAEIGREATYRLTDVAVYFGHEGEPAADPYFEGEGPDRIGCELCGECMTGCRKDAKNSLDKNYLYFAEKFGARVFSENKVVDIEPLSADGSDGYRVRTRKTTGLLRGRRGLTFRVKSLVVAAGALGTNTLLLDMKRKGRLPNLPAPLGKYARTNSETMLGVRSLARDADFSRGVAITSSVHPDADTHLEPVRFGKGHDVMCALVAALTDGGKRTPRVLRWLANELRHPLRHLRLRRPPGWARQTIILLGMQTVDNYFHLKRRRRWYAPLEAVLVSEPGTDRRNPTWLPAGNDFGRRMARRMDAVPANVITEVTVGAPITAHILGGCSFGPTPEEGVIDERNRVKGYAGMIVCDGSQIPENLGVNPALSITAFAERAMSFVPPKKPVRFLAAERKWGVEGLLTRTPSP